Below is a window of Aphanothece sacrum FPU1 DNA.
AAATAGGAGAAAGGGGACTAGAAAAATTTTCTATTTTCTCTTGATGAACAAAAGAAGTAATTCCATCACTAGAAATATTTAAAAGTTGATTTAAAAAACTTTTTCCCTCGTTAAAGCTGTTTGCTCCTTTCACTTTAATTACCTCTAAAATCTTGCTTCGCGCAGTCGAAATTTCTTGAACTGGAGGTTTTTTTTTATAAATATGATGACAGGTTTCAATGATTTCTATATTTTCTTTTGTATCTGTCAGCGTCATGGAACTAATACCGCGATCGCTATATCCCATAATATTAAATGTTACAGAAATATCATCTCTCAGAAGATTATGGGAACTAAGAAATTTCCAGAAACTATAAGCATAACTTCCTGCTTGTATCATCTTGATACTTTCTTTGTCTTTGGTCGCAAATGCAGTGTAATGATTGGCTAAACTTTTAGATAATTGAATACCTGGATTTTTACTATCTAATCCTAAATTAGAAAAAATACTTTTCTTTCTTAAATAACTAATTTCTTTCAGTAAGATTCTTTTAAAAACTTCTACACTATGAAGATCTTCTAACTGATAAATTTCTTGAATAGAAAAAATTGAGTAATCTATACATAAAATATGCCATTTATTCTCATATTGAATTAGCATGAGAGTATCTGCTTTTAAAAATTCTCCTGTCTTTTTGTATTGATCAATATGTTCAACATCTTTTAACTGAGAAATAACTGCTTTATATCCCTCTATTTCTCCTTTATTATTATAAGTTCCTAAACTATTATCACCATGAAAATAACACTGATAATAGAGAATTTCTAAATCTTTATAATTACGTTTTTTAACAGGAATGGCCTCCAGGTACTCTTGGCACAAATTAAGTCCTGACAAAAAAGATTTTTGTAAGAAAAAAAGTACCCACTTTTTAATAATCTTTCGATCTGACTCATTCATAACTCCTTCACTATCAGCTATTTTTTTGATGATTTTAGAGAACTTTAGCTGTTGCAAATCTTGAGAGTATAAGTCACCAAAGCTATTTTTAATGTTGTTTTGTTTGATATAAGTGAGTAATCCGATATTAAATCCAACCTCAAACAAAAAACCTAACTTTTCTCCTAACTTTGACATGATTCTGTTTCCTCATTATCTGGGTTAATGTTTAAAAATCTTCTCACTTCTGTCAAAAAGGCAAGACAATTAAAGTCAATGTTGCTATTACTATGTTTAAATATTGATAATGCACCGACAGATTTTTCCCCAATTATTTGT
It encodes the following:
- a CDS encoding helicase → MSKLGEKLGFLFEVGFNIGLLTYIKQNNIKNSFGDLYSQDLQQLKFSKIIKKIADSEGVMNESDRKIIKKWVLFFLQKSFLSGLNLCQEYLEAIPVKKRNYKDLEILYYQCYFHGDNSLGTYNNKGEIEGYKAVISQLKDVEHIDQYKKTGEFLKADTLMLIQYENKWHILCIDYSIFSIQEIYQLEDLHSVEVFKRILLKEISYLRKKSIFSNLGLDSKNPGIQLSKSLANHYTAFATKDKESIKMIQAGSYAYSFWKFLSSHNLLRDDISVTFNIMGYSDRGISSMTLTDTKENIEIIETCHHIYKKKPPVQEISTARSKILEVIKVKGANSFNEGKSFLNQLLNISSDGITSFVHQEKIENFSSPLSPI